TATTTCAACTCCTCTGACTACTCttcacagcttcactgttacACCGGTCTCCTTCTCAAAGgccaagtctgtgtgtgtgtatagttaGATTTTAGAGTTTTCAGATGACCTATATCTTATTGTCATATTACCAGTAATAAACTAGTTCTTCTTCCTTTACCTTTGGATTAATTTAGACTTACAGGGAACATTAAGAGATTGTTATGAACATGCAATGAGAGATCTCAAATGTCATGACATTATTAACTTAAACAAACTAAAATGTCTGTGTTCTGCTTTTAGCCCCTGGAGGATTGTGGATGACTGTGGGGGAGCTTTCACCATGGGAGCTATTGGAGGAGGAATATTTCAGGCAGTGAAAGGCTTCAGAAATGCACCCTCGGTAAGTTCAAGGACTGTTTTCTGGCCTCAGTCAAAGCTGACATTCAAGGTACTGTCCTTGGGGTCAGTGTCACACTCAAAGACACTCGATGATAAAGCAGTGTTTCTGTTCCTGTAAACAggaaattttctttttaatccaaCCTGAATTTCAAAGACCCACAATTTTTTCAACTTATGTTATTAGTCATAATCTGAAAATTCTGAATCTTTGGTCTCAGAAATCCTGACCTGACAGTGAATTTCCACTGATGcatgttttttgtctctcttttttgtaGGGGATGAGCCACAGAATGAGGGGTAGCTTAACTGCTATCAAGACCAGAGCCCCACAGCTCGGGGGTAAGAACAATTGCTGAACTGTTTCAAAGGTCATTTCTCTTCCTTTGTAAAGAACATGGGCTGTAGTCAGCAGCATGTTGTACATCGTCTGCAGTTCCGATGGTGACAAATTAATCTTGGGAAATATTTCAACTTTGTATATTAAAGTAATTATCGTTTAATTAAATAAGCTGCTATTGGAGCCTGAAGGCATAATctgtgtgcagaattattaataCTTTATTTGCTGTTGAAGTGTGTTAGTGGTAGAAGTCACTTATGTAAATATGTGACGCGGGTGATTGCTTGACAAAGTGACAAGCGTATCTTCAATGATAACTTCTTCAGCTGATGCAAATCTTTGGCGTGTTGCAGGTAGCTTCGCAGTATGGGGAGGCCTCTTCTCCATGATTGACTGTGGTTTAGTAAAAGTGCGAGGGAAGGAGGATCCATGGAACTCAATAACAAGTGGGGCCATGACAGGAGCTATTCTTGCTGCAAGAAGTGAGTAGTCAACAGAAAACTTGCACACCTCATACAAACAGCAAATGTGCTTTCACATGCATGTCCACATTTATTACAACCCCTCCTGAGTGTGAGATTTTCAGGCTTTTTTCTTCAGTGGCTTCTTGTGGGAGtttcttaaaaaagaaacaaaacctgcAACAGCTGGTCCAGTAAACCCAGTTTTCAGACTTTCCTGCAATCAGTATGAGGAAATGGAGTTGTTGATTCTTGTAACTGGtctgcatgttttcatttttgtc
This DNA window, taken from Astatotilapia calliptera chromosome 5, fAstCal1.2, whole genome shotgun sequence, encodes the following:
- the timm17a gene encoding mitochondrial import inner membrane translocase subunit Tim17-A, encoding MEEYAREPCPWRIVDDCGGAFTMGAIGGGIFQAVKGFRNAPSGMSHRMRGSLTAIKTRAPQLGGSFAVWGGLFSMIDCGLVKVRGKEDPWNSITSGAMTGAILAARNGPVAMFGSAAMGGILLALIEGAGILLTRFASSQLPTGPQFAEEPAPAPMPTSPFGDYRQYQ